tcgaggcaagcaacactgaaccatgcatgagagcagcagctgttccggacgactgtgtgatcacactctccgtagccaatgtgagtaagaccgttAAACagattaacattcacaaggccgcagggccagatggattaccagaatGCAtgctctgagcatgcgctgaccagctggcaagtgtcttcactgatgctctcaatccctctctctctttgttctctaTATTTTTTCCCTCTGTCATGTACAGAAACAATGCTTGTTCAGCATAACCGGTTTGTGTCTTTACAATATTTGTGGACTTGCGGAAATATGAATAGCTTTGATGTTATAGAACAGAGATCATCAATCAGATTCGGCCGCGGGCCAATTTTTTCTTGAGGGGATgatcagggggccggaacataattacaaatcatttgtagactgcaaattcactggaagaagcccaaacagatataatatttgaccaaCAATACAAATCGAACAACAAAAAACcttggggggggggaataaaacCACTCGCGGCCCAAATTTGGCCGGTGGACTGCCAGTTGAGAAACTCTGTCATAGAATGATTTACAATCCTGTATTTGGATTTAGATGAGAATCCAGATAGCAGATTTCAGTAAGTGGTGGTCCTTATCCCATGTGAAAATAACTCAAAAGATGAGTAGGTGAAATGTTCTTTGGGAAGTGTCCTGCTATGACCAGGTCACATATTCTGGTTAGCACTCACTCCTAAAACCAGTGTCCAACATTGCTCTGGTAAGTGAGCTCTGTCTATTTATGAAAAGTAGACTCATCTCCAAGtcagttgctctctctctcactctctctctctctctctctctccctctctctctctctgtctctctctctgtctctctctctctccctctctctctctctctcaacccatgTGCCTCTCTGCTTTGAATTCTCTGCCTTTGAAGCCTGAGGTCATTTCTTACAGTCTGTTGATCAGAGCTATTCGTAAGGTCACACATTTCAGGTTTCTCAACTGAACCGTGTGGTGCTCTATGGTCCTCACATGTCTGTGAACATTATGGCTGTAAAGTCTACCCtgttatatacagtacctgtcaaggCATGCAAGGTGTACTGTATGTTAGCCTTGTCTCGGGAATTCATCTTAATATGCAATACATCTGGTTCAAGCCACATGGTCCGCATCGCATGATCAAACCCTGGCCTAGAGTTAAAGAGAAAGTAGTAGGTTGGATAACATTctatttatctctttctctctctccctccctctttcagtcCTTTACCCATCAACTGTTCGAGTGAAGAGAGGAATGGCATCAATGGTGAACCCCACTTTTCAGAACTCCATAGAGGATGTCAATTTACTATTTGAGGTGAGACATTTTCCTTGGATAACTACAGTAAATATTGCAAATATTGTATGAATCCTTTGAATTAGCAACCAAAAATATGGGTTTGTAATGAGTCGACTGTTTTTGGCTGTGCTGTGTAGATCCTGCTGGCTGGCCTGCAGTTTGGAGACGAGCACACTCTGTTCTCCGTGCAGGACGAGGAGTTGGCCTCCCTGCGGAAGACCAAAAAGCTGGAAGTCATCTGCGAGGACATCCTGCCCAAAACACTCTCTGATATCCGTCGCCTGACCTCTTACCTTTCCAATCACATGGGCCACCTGCGCCTGGAGGACTTTGAGCGCACTGTGCTGACCATGGTGTACACCGCCCAGCGGCTGGCCAACGCTACCACAGACCAGCAAAGAGACTTGTGGGCAGAGTCCTTTGTCAGTTTGTACAGAGCTATCAAGCTGGACCTGACAGCTGAGAACGACCTCACAGCTAAATGATATCGCAATGTTAGGGATTGATACTGCCTTTATTTCCAGATCTCTATTGGAGAAGGAATTTCTCTCATTTTCTATTATTGATTATAGATacaatgtttcagcatgatattcTTGGCAACCCTTGAGTACTATCGTATCACATGGACTTAAAATTAAAGTTTCTGAGATATACTTTAATCCTATTGCTGTTTTTTTTATATGCATTGGGACAAAACATTTCTTTGaattatttcaaactttttaaaagGTTTATTACTAGTGTTACCCTGAACCAACTTGGAAATGCAGAGAAATCAGTATGATTATATTCATTTTAAAAATCAAGGTTTTTCTTTAAAAAGCACCAATTTTTGTAAAATTCgtatacagttcttatacattgTGTTATCATTAAATACAAGATCCActgaaaagaaaaaaatattaacaatgtacaacatttccaagcaaaaatgtattcacaccccAAAAAGCCAAAAGATCCCTGCCAAAAGTTCATTCAGAAAATACAAAGCAAACCTATACAAGTGCCAGGATTCAATCCCATCAGTGGTAACAATCATTACCGGACAAACGCAGAGCTTTTCATCGATTTTTTTGTGGGCCATTTATCTGCATTACATGCTGACCATACCGTACGCATCGCGTGCATTGCAAaatacacatacatgttattcaatcattgcacccacactgctcacgcaAGTCAGCAAGCATCTGCGTAGCCAGGCACTAAAATATAACTTGGTTGTATTTGTGATGCTCAACGCGCTGCAAGtccttcctctcccatctcctcattggtttttaggagcatataccaaCATGGGTGATTGGAAGATGAACTGAGATCCACACTCCAGTCGGTTGTGGTAATGAACCTTAAAGTTGGTTACCAACCGGCATATAAAGTCCAAATAATAATaagaagcctgaaggaaggaggagagatgactagaaactaaTTTGGTTTACCATTTTATCTGTGCATTAATCATTGGAGTAGAGGACTTGTGCATCACAGGTAAAATaataacccaatgtttatatcccaggacaaattagctatcaaaagcaagcaagctagctaaattgccataaatgtttaatgcttttcattaatttgtccccaaattaatataattggttcagagtttgttttgatatctCAAACTGCGAGTCCTGATCGCatctggtgtggggggacaaaatcaacatgtgcGCAATGGTGCACGCAGATATTAGAGCTGTCAATATGTATAGCAGCAGCTGTTGTAGTCATTGTCATGAAACCACACCTGTCCTGATATCCTAGCCATGTTAAAGGTTCAGAATGAGAAAGTGCAGGCTTTATAGAAATAATTACACATTTAAAGTCATTAAACAACATAATAGGGATTTATATCAATGTAATCAAGATGTACATTACATCCCACATTCCAGTGGGATGACTGCATGGGATTTCTACTAATTCTACTGGGTGCATACAATGGCAATGTGTGCGATAGGTAATGCCAGGAGCCGCTTGTGGATTATTACAGCTCTAATGTAGTTACACCTCCGACACTGCCTAAACAAAAACAATGAAAAGCTATGTGTTTGTTGGCTAACGAGGGTTACTGCTAATCTGATTCTGGCCAAGAAGTGAGTAGAAAATGTCTGACTAAATAAGTATGGATAGCGTTCTTTTACATTGTCTTAAGAGCAGGACAGGTGGTCCAAGTCACGAGAGCTGcctttgttattgttgttgttgttttagccAGAGTCTGGGCTTGCTCAGTGTTCATAGGGCCACTGATCTGATGATATGTGAGGGCTCTGGCTTCCCAGGTTGCTTCTTGGCCTCCAAAGAGTCCACCCCGGGCTTGTCCTGTGAGCTGGATGCATTCAGAGGGAGGAACGGCACATATCGAACCCAGGTGTGGGAGGAGAGGCAAGAGCTGATTCCAAATGGAAGGTTGTACACCTCGCTACTCTCCAAGGTGTTGCTGGAGTCGTCCAGGTGGATCTTGTTCCAGGCTATGATGCCTCGCTCTCGCTTGGTTCCTGTGTGGCACAAAGCAGTGGCATTAGAATGCTTCAACTCACCTATAACAGAGACTTAGGAATCTTAGGAAGGATGTGTAATGTttttgaggtctggggaggagatTAACTAACACTGAATTTATACTCTTTACCTAATCATTACTCTATGTGAAACAGTTGGATAGATATTCCCCCTTATTCCTGGATGGAAGCTTACCAGGAATGGTGTTGTCAAGGAAGAACCCAAAGAAGCCTCCAACAAACATGCTGGTTGTCAGAAGCACCTGCAGCAGTTGGTCCAGCTCGACCACACCTGACAAAGAGAATAGAGTTCATCACACTGGGCCAATTCACATACTAGAGGAACCTTAGATCTCCATGTTGATCTTCTGTTGAGCTTTTCCCCCAGCTTTTTTGAAGAAGTTTGAATGTTTTGTTTTACAGTGTTACATGCGTTATCTGCTCTGATACCTGTTGCTATGGCATCTGGGTTCTTGAATATCCAGTTTGGAATGACCAGTCCGGAAAACATGGAAAACCCAAAGATAAAGATGTTCCGGGAGGAGTTCATGTCTGCATACTGTCAAATgataaggagagaggagatgacaaATACACAGAGCCAACCAGTCATTAGGGTTGCCAAAGTCCAATAgctttccccaaattcccataTTTTCCATtgatcctggttggaagattcccggagatcctgcttattccctcctgatacCAGACATATTTtaactgggatttctggaaaaccttaGAATTTTAcctgaattttgcaaccctacttgtCAGTAAAGACCTGAATGAAAAAGCCTTCATATGCTAAATGTCTTGTGGCCATTGTACAATAACAATGGGTAAATAAACCTAGGCAACTGTCCAAACTGGTGTGAGTCTCCACAGGAGTTTACCTGCAGATTTGAAACTCCAGCTGCAGATATGACCCCAAACATGACCAAGAACATTCCTCCAACCACAGGTGTGGGGATGGTGGTGAAAATGGCTCCAATTTTACCAAACAGTCCCATGATGATCAGCAAGACGCCACCAGCAATGATCACCATTCGGCTGCCCACCTGCAAGAAAAGAGAACATTGTCTATTGAGACTGTTCACAGCTAATAGCTTTTATAAGTTCCATATTCCCCAAAAACATTGATTCATCTCAGTTTAACATTGAAAAACAGATTCTATATTGAAAAATAGCCTATCTCACCTTGGTGATCCCCAATGCTCCCACATTCTCACTGTAGGAGGTGGTTCCGTTGCCTGTGCCCCAGGCCCCAGCCAGCAGACAGCCAAGCCCCTCGATGCCAATGCCCCTGTTGATGGCATGTTTTGGGGGAGGAGGGGCCCCTGACAGCCTGGCACAGGCGTGGTAGTCCCCCACTGACTCTATCATGGAGGATATCACCCCAGCCAAGATCCCTACCACTCCTGCCAGGCTCACTGTTGGTAAGCCCCACTGACCTGAGTTTGGGTGGTCCAGTTAATGTATAATACATTAGGGTCTTTTTAATAATGCACATATCAATAAACCATACATATTCATTACCCATATAGtgcaaagggttagggttagggctagaatAGGTGATAAGCcctgagtttttcctgaccatgtgacctgaccatgTAACCAGACCATGCgatctgaccatgtgacctgaccatgtgaccagaccaggaaaaACGTATCCAAACATCTGATTATCAGGTTATGGAGTTGTTGCTTATGATCCCCCCTGAGCGGCTGTGCCTCCTACCTGGGTATGGGAATCTGAACCAGGGGGCCTGGACTATGACATCCCCTTTCAGGTCTGTGCGAGCCAGGTAGCCATATTGCCCCGGCTGTGAGGGCAGGACGTCAGAGATGGTGAAGATGTAGCAGATCAGCCATGACAGTGTGATGCCAAGGAGCACCTGAGGAAgacatcacatacagtacatgtaaatATGTTACACCAGTCATTATTAGGATCAGGAGTTTTTCCAGACAACAGAAACTGACCAGGGAAAACTATATAAGGGCTTGAGAGAACAGTGAACAGCTTTGAGTCTTAATTTTCCAATGGACTTACTGGCAGAATCTGGAAGATGTAGATCTTGGTGGTGTGGAGTTTCTTGGTCTTGCTGTATGTGGGAAATGGTACAGGGATGTGTCGGAGGTACTGGGAGAACAGGATGATCAGAGCAGTCGTCCTGTAGGAAAGAGACTAACTCTGTTCACAAAGCAGAATGTGCCCTCTAGTTATGCACTTAGCATGGGTACCATCTTACAGTATGTAGCCATTGACATGCATGAATTCATAGCTACGCCAAACCTGGTCTGGGACAGCTAGAGGGTGAGTATGCTTTTGTTACAACCCTAAATCCAGAGTTTTAATGCGGGGCAGGAACACAAACCTGCACACCTTATGGCTCTCCAGGTATCCAGATTGATGACTACAGGCTCGTGGGGGTTTGGAAGTAAAACCCATAAATCAGACTTAAATAACCATACTGAGAGGTACATACATAGTTGAGATGCCCCAGTGGTTCCCTGCATTCATTCCAGCTGAGTCGTATAGGGACAGGCCAATCAGAGAGATGGTGGGTGCGATGGTGAGGGGGCCAATGAAACGCATGAAGAGACCGATGAGGCCAGAGAAACCCACCAGTACCTGGAACAAGGAGCCCACCATGATGGAGCCCTGTAACTGTAGAGAAATAAACCACATGAGCATATACACACAATCAATAACCACAAGAAGATGGGAAATCCTATAGATGGGAATCCTGTAAATAATGGGTTGTCAAGGGTTATTAAGAAATGTGGCTAAACTCGCCCTCTCTCTCAataaaatacactgagtgtacaaaacattaggaacaccttcctaatattgagttgcaaccccttttgccctcagaacagcctccattCGTTGCGGcatgactctacaaggtgtcaaaagcattctaCAGGGATGATGGCCTATgctgacttcaatgcttcccatagttgtgtcaagttggctgattgtcctttgggtggtggactgttgagcatgaaaaactcaGAGGGGCTGCAGTTCTTGAGACagtcaaaccggtgcacctggcacctactaccataccctgttcaaaggcacttaaatattttgtcttgcccattcaccctctgaatggcacacatatacaatccatgttcaattgtctcaaggcttagaaatccttatttaacctctctcctcccattcatctacactgactgaagtggatttagcaggtgacatcaataaggattcccctggtcagtctatgtcatggaaagagcaggcgttcctcatgttttgtacacccTGTGTACTgtttatgccatttagcagacgcttttatccaaaacttacagtcagtacatacattttacaataTTGATGGTTCCGGGAATCAAACCCTGGCACTACAAGCGCCATgctcctctctcactcactctcactctctgtctctgtctctgtctctgtatctctctctctctcttgtaagTGTGTCACTCACCGCTCGCATGCGGCTCTGCCACACCTCTACATACTCAGGAGAGGTGGCATTGACCAAGGAAGCGTTCTGGGTCCAGGCAGGGCATGTCCACTCTGGCATCGACAGCATGGCCATAGAGGGAGCCAGCAAGGTGAAAGTACCCCCCTGTAGAATGGGCAGtctgaggggtagagagagagaaagcacgagagagagaggggggggggggggggggggggggagtatgatGTCTGAAATCACAATTGCAAAGATGTTCTGTCTAAAGTGTAGAGACTAGTACATAAGGAATTCATCCCCATAATCAATTTCACAGTGAATTAGGATGAATTTAAATCCCTTTGCTTTGTAGTATCATCTGAAACAGACTTGTCTTGTACAGTAGTACAAGACAATCATCCAAACAAAAGTTGCCTTTTATGAATCAACCCCTCCTTTTCTTCCATAGAGAACAGTCTCACTCCCAGCCAAAGTGCAAGTCCTTAGCTAATCCGATCCAAAACACGCAACCTCCAGGTTCAAACAGCATGGCCTGAATCACACAGCACATTGTTTCTCTAGCTCTAATTTTAGGCCTTGAAGGGCTGATTCAAATCTTGTGAGGACGTAATGTAAAAACCATGTCTTTCCAATCAAGACTCCTACAGGTTAATGTAATGACTATCTGCTGTGTCTCCATCCTCTGATACATTAGGCCCCACTTTCAATTATACTATTGTTGACATATGGATCAGTAATGACAATGGACCCACTAAATACAGTGAAGTGGTGGTTTGTCTGTGTAAATGTTGACTCCTATGGCATTACAATACAATTAGCTAAGCTTCTAACTGACACGTATAAATGTGTCACATCTCGTATCCTGATCAAGGCTCTGCTGGAGTTTCACTCCCTACTAGCGAGTTCAACACATCCATTGTTTTCCTCACAGCTGACCTCCAGGCTTTTGGAGATATTCGCCTGCAGGAATGTGGACTTAATGTGAGCTAGTTTATCAACCTAATAAGATGGAAAGTCCTACCTAATCCTGTTATGATGATATGATGCAGAACTCTGGGTCAGGTTATGGTTGGCCAGATTGGACCTGGGCAGCTGGGCAGTGCCATACATGGCCTTACAGTACACCATAGATAGAACAACACCTTGCTTACAGTACACCATATATAGAACAACACCTTGCTTACAGTACACCATAGACAGAACAACACCTTGCTTACAGTACACCATATATAGAACAACACCTTGCTTACAGTATACCATAGACAGAACAACACCTTGCTTTTGGTACACCATATATAGAACAACACCTTGCTTACAGTACACCATATATAGAACAACACCTTGCTTACAGTACACCATAGACAGAACAACACCTTGCTTTTGGTACACCATATATAGAACAACACCTTGCTTACAGTACACCATACTGTAGATAGAATAACAACTTGCTTACGGTACACCGTATATAGAACAACACCTTACTTTTGGTACACCATAGATAGAACAACACCTTGTTTACAGTACACCATAGATAGAACAACACCTTGCTTACAGTACACCATAGATAGAACAACACCTTGCTTACAGTACACCATACTGTAGATAGAATAACAACTTACTTACGGTACACCATATATAGAACAACACCTTACTTTTGGTACACCATAGATAGAACAACACCTTGGTTACAGTACACCATATATAGAACAACACCTTGCTTACAGTACACCATAGACAGAACAACACCTTGCGTACAGTACACCATATATAGAACAACACCTTGCTTACAGTACACCATATATAGAACAACACCTTGGTTACAGTACACCATATATAGAACAACACGTTGCTTACAGTACACCATAGACAGAACAACACCTTGCGTACAGTACACCATATATAGAACAACACCTTGCTTACAGTACACCATATATAGAACAAAACCTTGCTTTTGGTACACCATAGATAGAACAACACCTTGCTTACAGTACACCATATATAGAACAAAACCTTGCTTTTGGTACACCATAGATAGAACAACACCTTGCTTACGGTACACCATACTGTAGATAGAACAACACCTTGCTTTTGGTACACCATAGATAGAACAACACCTTGGTTTTGGTACACCATAGATAGAACAACACCTTGCTTACGGTACACCATAGATAGAACAACACCTTGCTTACGGTACACCATAGCTAGAACAACACCTTGCTTACGGTACACCATAGATAGAAGAACACCTTGCTTACGGTACACCATAGCTAGAACAACACCTTGCTTACGGTACACCATAGATAGAACAACACATTGCTTACGGTACACCATACTGTAGATAGAACAACACCTTGCTTACGGTACACCATACTGTAGATAGAATAACACCTTGCTTTTGGTACACCATAGATATAACAACACCTTGCTTACAGTACACCATAGATAGAACAACACCTTACTTTTGGTACACCATAGATAGAACAATACCTTGCTTAAAGTAAACCATACTGTAGATAGAACAACACCTTGCTTTTGGTACAACATAGACAGAACAACACCTTGCTTAAAGTAAACCATACTGTAGATAGAATAACACCTTGCTTTTGGTACACCATAGATAGAACAACACCTTGGTTTTGGTACACCATAGATAGAACAACACCTTGGTTTTGGTACACCATAGATAGAACAACACCTTGCTTACGGTACACCATAGATAGAACAACACCTTGCTTTTGGTACACCATAGATAGAACAACACCTTGGTTTTGGTACACCATAGATAGAACAACACCTTGGTTTTGGTACACCATAGATAGAACAACACCTTGCTTTTGGTACACCATAGATAGAACAACACCTTGGTTTTGGTACACCATAGATAGAACAACACCTTGCTTACGGTACACCATAGATAGAACAACACCTTGCTTTTGGTACACCATAGATAGAACAACACCTTGCTTTTGGTACACCATAGATAGAACAACACCTTGCGTTCGGTACACCATAGCTAGAACAACACCTTGCTTTCGGTACACCATAGATAGAACAACACCTTGCTTACGGTACACCATAGATAGAACAACACCTTGCTTTCGGTACACCATAGATAGAACAACACCTTGCTTACGGTACACCATAGATAGAACAACACCTTGCTTACGGTACACCATAGATAGAACAACACCTTGCTTACGGTACACCATAGATAGAACAACACCTTGCTTACGGTACACCATAGATAGAACAACACCTTGCTTACGGTACACCATAGATAGAACAACACCTTGCTTACGGTACACCATATATAGAACAACGCCTTGCTTACGGTACACCATAGATAGAACAACACCTTGCTTACGGTACACCATAGATAGAACAACACCTTGCTTACGGTACACCATAGATAGAACAACACCTTGCTTACGGTACACCATAGATAGAACAACACCTTGCTTACGGTACACCATAGATAGAACAACACCTTGCTTACGGTACACCATAGATAGAACAACACCTTGCTTACGGTACACCATACTGTAGATAGTTGTTGTTCTATCATTTTCCATTCTCAGTCAGAAAATAGATGTTTCTGAGAAAAATCTAGCACTTGCATACCATACTAAGACCTAGCTAGTGCACAATAATGGCACATGCTTTAATAACCTAAAGCCCCAGTGCCCCCTCATAATATCCTATTGTGTGAGGCTAATGCATCACACGGACCGGAAAAACATGCTTCAAAGGTCAACAGAGGCTTAGAAGGAAACTTAAGAACCCATAGTATACAGCCCAgttcaggggtgtcaaactcattttgcccCGGGGGCTTCATTCTGTCTTCAACAAGGTCTGGAGGGCTGCActacattattattttttccaTCGCGGTCTAAATTTGCTAAACAAATTCCTCTATCTATCCATTGTTTTGGGAACTGtcgatgctccctgactgtctagcgtTATTTTGGGTGATTATCAGCGAGCTGATAACATGTCTACACAGTTTGGATTTGGTTTCATTGGTTTTAAAGTATATTGATTTCATGGAATTTATGGCACTTTGTTTTGATTCCAACATGACAAGACAACAAGGAGATGCCAAGCCTCACCCTCTACCTGTATGGTGTCTCCATATATGATGGGTAACTCCACCTTCACAAGAGGTTATCTCTTTAAAGTCCATCTTCATTGACCATATAAAGTTTGGCCCCTTTCTTCCCCTTGCTGTAGGCCCCCTTTATGTCAACAGTCACTCTGTTGTTGCTGATGAATGATTGGCCCAAAGCCATATCCAACCAACCCCaactcctcacctcacctcacatattctttttccccttacacttgtgtgtataagacagtagttttggaattgttagttagattacttgttggttattacagcattgtcggaactagaagcacaagcatttcgctacactcgcattaacatctgctaa
This DNA window, taken from Oncorhynchus kisutch isolate 150728-3 linkage group LG22, Okis_V2, whole genome shotgun sequence, encodes the following:
- the LOC109866882 gene encoding solute carrier family 23 member 1-like, whose product is MAPEKESNGLENYAFAIDGRFCDLEKDVEGSDLSEEDDKNKLAYCVTDIPPWYLCIILGIQHCLTAFGGIIAIPLILSQGLCLQHDSLTQGHLISTIFFVSGVCTLLQVTFGIRLPILQGGTFTLLAPSMAMLSMPEWTCPAWTQNASLVNATSPEYVEVWQSRMRALQGSIMVGSLFQVLVGFSGLIGLFMRFIGPLTIAPTISLIGLSLYDSAGMNAGNHWGISTMTTALIILFSQYLRHIPVPFPTYSKTKKLHTTKIYIFQILPVLLGITLSWLICYIFTISDVLPSQPGQYGYLARTDLKGDVIVQAPWFRFPYPGQWGLPTVSLAGVVGILAGVISSMIESVGDYHACARLSGAPPPPKHAINRGIGIEGLGCLLAGAWGTGNGTTSYSENVGALGITKVGSRMVIIAGGVLLIIMGLFGKIGAIFTTIPTPVVGGMFLVMFGVISAAGVSNLQYADMNSSRNIFIFGFSMFSGLVIPNWIFKNPDAIATGVVELDQLLQVLLTTSMFVGGFFGFFLDNTIPGTKRERGIIAWNKIHLDDSSNTLESSEVYNLPFGISSCLSSHTWVRYVPFLPLNASSSQDKPGVDSLEAKKQPGKPEPSHIIRSVAL
- the LOC109866784 gene encoding protein FAM180A, which translates into the protein MPGGCQVTMMPWKMVIVALFYCNIHTCATYRHNKVLYPSTVRVKRGMASMVNPTFQNSIEDVNLLFEILLAGLQFGDEHTLFSVQDEELASLRKTKKLEVICEDILPKTLSDIRRLTSYLSNHMGHLRLEDFERTVLTMVYTAQRLANATTDQQRDLWAESFVSLYRAIKLDLTAENDLTAK